From the Solanum pennellii chromosome 4, SPENNV200 genome, one window contains:
- the LOC107017997 gene encoding uncharacterized protein LOC107017997 — MIVNVGLLSSSINSTATFPINRRFNVAGLPNPFVLHYRKINGSTFPSFLWRKITGGGRIVGAVEMDKAEKKRGPVRIVGIVGEGSVSPLKSTPWLDVMLHTAERLKWVDEEFEMIVFSDNFVKSEDETANHVSNELDHADILVVVAVRKEGSVNWIQSNSQNVPNIICFDSSMELRNKLGGSFVETKKRGDIFSSLLPFSQSKKLDESVEITQTVFDAWERHNSDDIRFCLLVIINAYITPVSALKNLRAKGFSTLNCMVTNCGPQILNCLLDPNCRKALQCLNNCSPVDQVCNYRCIASYESKYLEEFSLCVLQKNNCLELDAKIPEKPYVTPMAEFRGEKLSSEIAEDLFVGWLGTLEWSWRVVAGQNPAYDQFPCQYQLFYRGKARGSFWYEPVFQVRTLLGDLVWRRRKYRVKRGKVTGTFHFSVLDNGVVSNEFWTIVDVCDDLSWGLFHYHGAARVAGQSYTGAVLVSPDGQYPAEKEKQRLISALDSCGIKEWELFNVDNCSCENAPLGIPDGSSLHSKIQVHGQTHSSV; from the exons ATGATTGTAAACGTAGGACTATTGTCCTCCTCAATCAATTCTACGGCAACTTTTCCGATTAACAGGAGGTTCAATGTCGCCGGACTTCCGAACCCTTTTGTTCTCCACTACCGGAAAATTAACGGGTCCAcgtttccttcttttctttggCGGAAAATTACAGGTGGTGGGAGAATCGTAGGTGCGGTGGAGATGGATAAAGCAGAGAAAAAGAGGGGTCCGGTGAGAATAGTGGGGATTGTTGGAGAGGGTAGTGTTAGCCCTCTCAAGTCTACTCCTTGGCTTGACGTCATGCTTCACACT GCAGAGAGACTGAAATGGGttgatgaagaatttgaaatgaTTGTCTTTTCTGACAACTTTGTCAAATCTGAAGATGAAACTGCCAACCACGTCAGCAATGAACTGGATCATGCTGACATTTTGGTGGTCGTTGCTGTCAGAAAGGAAGGATCAGTCAACTGGATACAGTCTAACAGCCAGAATGTCCCAAACATCATATGCTTTGATTCCTCTATGGAACTCAGAAACAAGCTAGGTGGAAGTTTTGTTGAAACTAAAAAGAGGGGAGACATATTTAGCAGTTTACTTCCATTCTCTCAATCTAAGAAACTGGATGAATCTGTGGAGATAACCCAAACAGTGTTTGACGCTTGGGAAAGGCATAATTCTGATGACATACGGTTCTGCTTATTAGTTATAATTAATGCTTATATAACACCGGTCTCAGCGCTGAAGAACCTTAGAGCAAAAGGATTCTCCACCTTGAACTGCATGGTGACAAATTGCGGGCCTCAGATATTGAACTGTCTATTAGATCCTAACTGTAGAAAGGCACTTCAATGCTTGAACAACTGCAGCCCTGTAGATCAGGTATGCAATTATCGCTGTATTGCTTCATATGAGAGCAAATACCTGGAAGAGTTCTCTCTCTGTGTGCTACAGAAGAATAATTGTCTTGAGCTCGATGCAAAGATTCCTGAAAAGCCTTATGTGACTCCAATGGCAGAGTTTCGAGGGGAGAAATTGTCTTCTGAAATTGCTGAAGACCTCTTTGTTGGTTGGTTAGGGACATTGGAATGGAGTTGGCGCGTTGTAGCCGGGCAGAATCCAGCTTATGATCAATTTCCATGCCAGTACCAATTATTCTATCGGGGAAAAGCTAGAGGATCATTCTGGTATGAACCAGTTTTCCAGGTAAGAACACTTTTAGGAGACCTAGTCTGGAGAAGGCGCAAGTATAGAGTGAAAAGAGGAAAAGTTACCGGAACATTTCACTTCAGTGTATTGGATAATGGAGTCGTTTCTAACGAGTTCTGGACAATTGTGGATGTTTGTGATGATTTGAGCTGGGGTCTGTTCCACTATCATGGAGCTGCACGAGTGGCGGGGCAGTCATATACTGGGGCAGTTCTTGTGAGCCCAGATGGACAATATCCAGCTGAGAAGGAAAAACAAAGGTTGATATCTGCATTAGATAGCTGTGGTATCAAGGAGTGGGAGCTATTCAATGTTGATAATTGTTCATGTGAAAATGCACCATTGGGGATTCCAGATGGCTCAAGTCTGCATTCTAAAATTCAAGTGCATGGACAGACACATTCTTCAGTCTAG
- the LOC107017446 gene encoding vetispiradiene synthase 2-like, whose translation MTSLAGNVNHENGIFRLEANFSPSLWGNTFSNSTRNNQISEKVTEEIEGLKEEVKHMIISTTTTSNDIEQKNYLIDTLERLGIYYHFEKEIEDQLSKMFDQNVIHEEDDLHKIALYFRLFRQHGYPISSDYFNQFKDNNGEFKKTLITNTKGLLSLYEATHVRKHGDDILEDALIFAKFHLERITNVHTLDSTLEKQVTHALMQSLHRGTPRAEAHFNISIYEECESRNEKLLRLAKLDYNLLQVLHKEELCELTQWWKDLDFASKLSYVRDRMVECFFWAVGVYFEPQYSQARVMLAKCIAMISVIDDTYDSYGTLDELIIFTEVVDRWDISEVDRLPTYMKPIYISLLNLFNEYEIELEQDRFNGVHYVKEAMKEIVKSYYIEAEWFLEGKIPSFKEYLGNALVTGTYYLLGPASLLGMKLASNKTFDWMMNKPKILVASAIVGRVIDDIATYKIEKEKGQLVTGIECYMQENNLSVAEASAQLSEIAENAWKDLNKECIKSTDSMPTEILLRVVNLTRLIDVVYKNNQDGYSDPKNNVKAVIEALLVNSINL comes from the exons ATGACTTCATTGGCTGGAAAtgtaaatcatgaaaatggaattTTTCGTCTAGAGGCCAATTTTTCTCCTAGTCTATGGGGAAATACTTTTAGCAATTCTACTCGGAATAATCAG ATATCCGAAAAAGTTACAGAGGAGATTGAGGGTTTGAAAGAAGAAGTAAAACACATGATAATAAGCACTACTACTACTAGCAATGACattgaacaaaaaaattatttgattgacACTCTTGAACGTCTTGGAATTTATTATCACTTTGAGAAGGAGATTGAAGATCAACTAAGCAAGATGTTTGATCAAAATGTCATTCATGAAGAAGATGATTTACACAAGATTGCATTATATTTTCGATTGTTTAGACAACATGGATATCCAATCTCTTCTG ATTATTTCAACCAATTTAAGGACAACAATGGAGAATTCAAGAAAACTCTAATTACAAATACAAAGGGCTTGTTAAGTTTGTATGAAGCAACACATGTTAGAAAACATGGTGATGACATATTAGAGGATGCACTTATTTTTGCAAAATTCCATCTTGAGAGGATAACAAATGTACATACATTGGATTCTACTCTTGAAAAACAAGTAACACATGCCCTTATGCAATCTCTTCATAGAGGAACCCCAAGAGCTGAGGCACAttttaacatttcaatataTGAAGAATGTGAATCAAGAAATGAAAAACTACTAAGGCTTGCCAAATTAGATTACAATTTGTTACAAGTGCTACACAAGGAAGAGCTTTGTGAACTCACTCA GTGGTGGAAAGATTTGGATTTTGCATCAAAACTTTCATATGTGAGAGATAGAATGGTGGAATGTTTTTTTTGGGCAGTTGGTGTGTACTTTGAACCACAATACTCTCAAGCTAGAGTTATGCTTGCAAAATGCATAGCTATGATTTCAGTAATTGATGACACATATGACTCTTATGGAACTCTTGATGAACTGATTATATTCACAGAAGTTGTAGACCG GTGGGATATAAGTGAAGTTGATCGACTTCCAACTTATATGAAACCGATATATATATCTCTTCTCAATCTCTTCAACGAGTATGAAATCGAATTAGAACAAGATAGATTCAATGGAGTTCATTATGTCAAAGAGGCA aTGAAAGAAATTGTGAAGAGTTATTATATTGAAGCAGAATGGTTTCTTGAAGGAAAAATTCCATCATTTAAAGAGTATTTGGGTAATGCATTGGTTACTGGAACTTATTATCTACTTGGACCAGCATCATTATTGGGCATGAAATTAGCATCAAACAAAACATTTGATTGGATGATGAATAAACCAAAAATTCTTGTGGCTTCTGCAATAGTTGGTAGAGTTATTGATGATATAGCAACTTATAAG aTTGAGAAAGAAAAAGGACAACTTGTTACAGGAATAGAATGTTATAtgcaagaaaataatttatcagTGGCAGAAGCAAGTGCACAACTTTCTGAAATTGCTGAAAATGCATGGAAGGATTTGAACAAAGAGTGCATTAAGTCAACTGATTCAATGCCTACTGAAATATTGCTGCGTGTCGTAAACTTAACGCGTCTGATCGATGTCGTTTATAAGAATAATCAAGATGGATATAGTGatccaaaaaataatgtaaaagcTGTAATCGAAGCTTTACTCGTCAACTCCATCAATCTGTAA